DNA sequence from the Alkaliphilus metalliredigens QYMF genome:
TATTAAAAAAAGTTAAAAACAATGAAATGGATATAGAAAGTGCTGAAGCCCTATTAAAGAAATTACCCTACGAAGATTTAGGATTTGCTAAGCTGGATCATCATAGAAAATTGAGATCTGGATTTGGAGAGGTTGTCTATTGTAGCGGTAAAAGTACAGAACATTTAATTAAGATTTTCCAAAGCTTTAATGAAAAAAAGGTTGATATTTTAGGGACAAGGGCCACTAAGGAGCAATTTCAAGCAGTAAAAGCCATCGTAGAAGAAGCCGAATACGATGAATTATCTAGAATCATTAAGGTAGTCAGATCAGATATCAAAAAAATTGGACTCATCGCCGTATGTACAGGGGGGACTTCAGATATTCCAGTAGCAGAAGAAGCAGCCCAGACGGCAGAATTCTTTGGGAGCAATGTCATGAGAATTCATGACGTTGGCGTCGCTGGTATTCATAGATTATTCTCTAAAATGGAAGAAATTAATAAAGCAAATGTCATTGTAGCCGTTGCTGGCATGGAGGGGACTTTGCCAGGGGTGATCGCGGGTTTAGTGGATAAACCAGTCATTGCAGTACCCACTTCAGTTGGATATGGGTCTAATTTTAATGGATTGTCTGCATTATTAACCATGTTAAATTCCTGTGCCGAAGGAATTTCTGTGGTGAATATTGATAATGGCTTTGGTGCAGGGTATCTAGGTACGCAGATCAATCGATTGGCGGTGAAGGGCAGTGAGTAATCAATTGTACTTAGAATGCTATTCAGGCATCAGTGGGGATATGGCAGTATCGGCCCTATTGGATTTAGGGGCCGATGTAGACGTATTAAAGAAATCCCTGCACAGTTTAAATTTGGAAGGCTATGAAATAAACATAGGAAGAAGACAAAAATGTGGAATCGATGCCTGCTATTTTGATGTGGTACTAGAGGGTGAAGCAAATCATCATCATGACCACCAGGAGAAG
Encoded proteins:
- the larB gene encoding nickel pincer cofactor biosynthesis protein LarB; amino-acid sequence: MDIHELLKKVKNNEMDIESAEALLKKLPYEDLGFAKLDHHRKLRSGFGEVVYCSGKSTEHLIKIFQSFNEKKVDILGTRATKEQFQAVKAIVEEAEYDELSRIIKVVRSDIKKIGLIAVCTGGTSDIPVAEEAAQTAEFFGSNVMRIHDVGVAGIHRLFSKMEEINKANVIVAVAGMEGTLPGVIAGLVDKPVIAVPTSVGYGSNFNGLSALLTMLNSCAEGISVVNIDNGFGAGYLGTQINRLAVKGSE